The sequence AAGAAGGAAGTCCTCGAGATGCTGCGCGAGCACCGCGATGGCGTCTCCGATCACTCCCGTCGCCTGTGGACGGTTCTGTCCTTCATGATCTGGCACGGCATCTTCGTTGAAGACCGCATCGACCCGCAGATCGAAGAGCGCGATTACCCGGTGCGTCTCTAGGACCCACCACCTACGCAGCGTAAGCAAAAAGCCCCTCGGGCCCCGCGAGACGGAAAACTCGCTGGGTGCCGAGGGGCTTTACGCGTGCTACGGCCAAGCTGCGGCCGCAGACTATTTAGTTAAAGGAGTCGCCGCAAGCGCAGGAGCCAGTGGCGTTCGGGTTATCGATGGTGAAACCCTGTGCCTCGATGGTGTCCGCGAAATCGATCTTCGCGCCGCTGAGGTACGGCAGGGACATTTTGTCCACGACCAAGTTGATGCCGCCGACCTCGTCGACCTTGTCGCCGTCTAGGGAGCGATCGTCGAAGTAAAGCTGGTAGCGCAGGCCGGCGCAGCCGCCCGGCTGCACAGCGATGCGCAGGGACAGATCTTCGCGTCCTTCCTGATCGAGCAGCGACTTCGCCTTCGCGGCTGCTGCATCAGTAAGGATGACACCAGTAGCAGAAGCTGGGGCTGTCATAGTTACTCCTTGTAGTCAGTAGGAACGTCCAAAATAGTTTCCAGGCACCACAGTACGCGCGGCCACCCGCTTGAGGGAAGATGACGTCTTCCCCACTACGTTTTCCTCAACCCCATTGTCCCCTGGCCTATTCCCAGTTGGCCATCACCACCCCCTGACCTTGTAATCTAAGCAACGTGAAACTCCCGTGGAAGAACAAGGAATCTCAAGGCGTAGCGCGCCCGCTTTCGCGCGACGAGGATAAGCGCGGCGATGCCGCAGACGCATCGGCACGCGGCGGCGACGCTGGGGCATCGGCAAGCAACAGCTCCGCCTCCAGCGACCGCCCCACCCACCACACCGGTGGCTACACCCCGCCGAAGGGGCGCCCTACCCCAAAGCGAAAGGACCAAGAGCGCGCTAAGGGCGTGCAGCGCGACCCCAACAAGCTCTCGCCTGCGCAGCAACATCAGCACCGCAAGGAGCTGAAGGCTTCCATGTCCAAGGAAGAGTGGAAGGACTACAAGCGCCAGGAGCGCGCGGAGAACCGCGAACGCAGCCGCAACGCGCAGGAAAAGATGGCAGCCGGCGACGAGCGCTACCTCATGGCCCGCGACAAGGGCGAGGTGCGGCGCTACGTCCGCGATTACGTCGACGCGCACCGCTACGTACTGGAGTGGACGATGCCGGCCGCGTTGGTCATGCTGCTCATCCTTTTCTTGGGCAACATCGCGCCTCGCGTTTCCCAGATCGCCACGATCGTGGCGATGGCCTTTATCATCACCGTGACGGTAGAGGGCATCATCCTCGGCCGGCGCGCGAACAAGGCCGTGCGCCAGAAGTTCCCGAAAACGACCGATACCGGTTTCTCGCTGGGGTACTACGCGTTCATGCGCGCTACCCAGCCGCGCCGTTGGCGCACCCCGCGCCCGCAGGTTGAGCGCGGCGCTGACGTCTAATCTCCGCTTACACCACACCCCGCCGAGGCAGAAAAGCAGTAGACGATGGAACAGATGACCGCCGCGGACTTTGACCACCACACCCGCGCAGCTTTCACCGAGCAACTACGCGGCACTGCCCGCGGCCGTTCCTTGGGGCGCCTTGCGGAGGTGGCGTCCTGGATCGCCGGGGCCCAATCCGCGGCCCCGCCGCACGTGCTTGACGATGTCCATGCGATTGCCATCCCCGGAGTGCATGGATGCGCCGACCGCGACGTCGCCGGCGCGCGGGCGACGGAAACCACCGCGACCGACGTGGAGAACTGGACTAATGAGCTGCGCTCGCACTCCGGTCCGATAGCCGGCGCAGTGCGCGCAGCGGGGGCGCACCTGCAGCTCATCGACGAATGGACCACTACCCCGGCGGGCAGCATCGATGCGGCGGACGCGATGGATGAAGCGACTTACGACCGCGCAGTAGAAATCGGGGCGTCCGCCGCCGACACCGCTATTGATTCCGGCGCGCAGGCGCTAATTCCCCTGACCTTCGGATCCGCAAGCGCAGTCACCGCCGCCGCGCTGATGGGCGCGCTCACCCGCACCGAACCGGTCGCGATCGTGGGCACGGGGCCAACCGCCGCGCGTGACGATGCCGCCTGGAAAGCCACGGTTACCATCATCCGCGACGCAATGTTTCGCGCCCGCTTCGCCTCCCCCGCAACCGCGAACTCCCCCGAGGCCGGGAACGCCCCTGGCGCCGGGAACACCCCTGGCGCCGGGCAAACTCCCGGCCCCACGCACTCAACTCCTGCCGACCTTCTCCGTCGCGTCGGTTCCCCCGAAATTGTCGCCCTCATGGCGCTCACGGCGCGGGCTGCCGCTCGCCGGACGCCAGTCATCGTGGACGGCATGGTGACTACCACCGCCGCCGTCTTCGCAGATCGCCTCCACCGCGGCTGCGCCGACTGGGTGTTGGCCACCGGCAGCAGCCACGATCCGGCGCACCGGATAGCCATCCGCGAACTAGGCGTCAGCCCCCTGTTGGAGCTCGATGTGCGCGCGGATTTGGATATCGGTGCGCTGCTCGCCCTCCCGATGATCAATACGGCCATCGAGACGGCGAGCGCTCTCAGTAGTGACTAGCTCACCAGGGTGTGCAGCCAGTCGTGGTTGTCTGCGGCTTCACCGCGCTGGATGTCGGTGAGCTTTTCCCGCAGCCCCATCGTGATGTCGCCGGCTTCGTTGTCGTTGATGGTGAACTCGCCGTCCTTGCTGCGGACGACACCTACCGGGGTAATCACGGCCGCAGTGCCACAAGCGAAAGTCTCGGACATCTCACCGGACTCGGCAGCTTCCTTCCACTCTTCCTTGGTGATGCGCCGCTCCTCGACTTCGTAGCCGGAGTCCTTGGCCACCTGCAGAAGGGAATCACGGGTGATGCCCGCGAGGAGGGAACCAGACAGCTCCGGGGTGACAATCTTGGCGTCGTTGCCCGTGCCGTAGACGAAGAACAGGTTCATGCCGCCGAGCTCCTCGATGTAGTCGCGCTCGATGGCGTCGAGCCAGACCACCTGGTCGCAGTCCTTTTCGGAAGCCTGCTGCTGCGCCAAGAGCGAGCCGGCGTAATTGCCGGCAAACTTGGCATCGCCAGTCCCGCCCGGCGCGGCACGGACATAGTCTTCGCAGATCCACACCGACACCGGCTTCACTCCACCCTCGAAGTATGCGCCCGCCGGGGAGGCCATGACCACGTAGCGGTAGGTGCTAGACGGCTTTACGCCCAGGGAAGACTCGGTGGAGATCATGAACGGGCGCAGGTAGAGGGAATCCTCGCCACCGGCTTCCGGAACCCATGCCTGGTCCACGTCCACCAGCTGTGCCAGGGAGTTGATGAACTCGTCTTCCGGCAACTGCGGCATAGCCAAGCGCTCAGCGGAGTGCTGGAAACGCCGGGCGTTCTGCTCCGGGCGGAACGTCTTGATGGTCCCATCCGGCTGGCGGTACGCCTTGATGCCTTCGAAGATCGCCTGACCGTAGTGGAAGACCGAGGTGTTCGGCTCGAGCTCCAGCGGCGCGTAGGCGGTCACCTGCGCATTGTGCCAGCCGTCGTCCTCGTTCCAGTCGATCGTGACCATGTGGTCGGTGTGGTACACGCCGAAGCCGGGATCGGAGAGGATCTCCTTCCGGCGCTCGTCGCTTACGGGATTGTCAGTGCGGTTAATCGTGTAATCAAGCTGTGCCATGGATGCCAATGTACGCGGATTTCGGTCACACGTGTCCGGCTAATCAGTACAGTAATGACCTAACCGGGGAGGCACCGGGCCTTGCCCCGGAACCGTCACCGCCCGCCTCACCGGCGCGGGCTTAGCACAAGGAGGTTTTCATGACTACGGACCAGAACCCAGCTGCAGCCACGGGCGAACTCCCTGCTCGGGGCTACCTACCCGCAGTCGATGTGGCTTCCGCGCTGCCCACCGCTGCGTCCGAACCTGCCGCTGACGCAACTGATGCTCTGTTGATTCCGGTCTTCACCGGCGACGGGGAACTCGAAGTTCCGGCTAGCGATGCACTGCCGGGGGCGCTGACTGAATCTATTTACCGCTCGTTGCGCGCCGTTGGTGCCTCTGGAGCCGCGGAAAAGGTGTCCGTCGTGCCGGCGCCTGCCGATGCCCCGGTGGCCACCCTCATCGCCGTCGGTCTCGGGGATGCCGCTCAGGTCGATTCGGAAACCGTGCGCCGCGCCGCCGGCGCTGCCTCCCGCGCCGCCCACGACGTGGCTAAGGCGCAGGGTGCGCCTCTGACCGTGACGACTACCCTGCCTGAATTCGGGCTGGCCCCGGCTGTCGAAGGCGTCCTGCTGGGTGGTTACCGCTACGCGGGCATCCACACCCCCGCAAATACGGGGGAAGATAAGGAAGAGTCCGCCGCGAAGGCACGCTTTGTCTTCATTACCGAAGACACTGAGGACTCCCGCGCCGAATTCGAAGCCGCTCGTATTGCCGCGGAAGCCACCGCCATGGCTCGCGACTTGGTGAATACTCCCTCCAACGAGCTGTACCCGGAGACCTACGCGGCGTTTCTGAAGAAGGAGGCCGAGGCCGTCGGCATCGAGGTGGAGCTCCTCGACGAGGTAGAGCTGTCCCGCCAGGGCTACGGCGGCATCCTCGCGGTCGGCCGTGGCTCCACCCGCCCGCCGCGGTTGGTGCGCCTGAAGTGGGCGCCGGACGCTCCCGCTAACTCGGACACCGTCGCGCTTGTGGGCAAGGGAATCACGTTCGACACCGGCGGCATTTCCCTCAAGCCTGGCTCCGGCATGTGGGACATGGTGATGGACATGGGCGGCTCCGCGGCCGTGGCCGCGGCAATCATCGCCGCCGCGCGCCTGCAGCTGCCGGTTCCCATCACCGCTACCCTGCCGTTGGCGGAAAACATGCCGTCCGGTAGCGCTACCCGCCCGGGCGACGTCATTACCCACTACGGCGGGATCACCTCCGAGATCCTCAACACCGATGCGGAGGGCCGCGTCGTCTTGGCCGACGCCATTGCGCGTGCCTGTGAAGACGATCCGACTTTCCTCATCGACACCGCCACGCTCACCGGTGCGCAGATGGTGGCTTTGGGCGATCGCACCGCCGGTGTCATGGGCACCGACGAGTTCCGCGATCAGGTTGCTGCCACGGGGCGCTCCGTGGGAGAGAGCGCCTGGGCGATGCCGCTGTTGGAAGAGCACGAGGAGGACGTGAAGTCCGCCGTGGCGGACATCCGCAACATCAACGCCAAGCGGGAAGGCGGAATGGAATACGCCGCCACTTACCTGAGCCGGTTTGTGGGCGACGAAGTCGATTGGGCTCACATCGACGTCGCCGGACCGGCGTGGAACGGCGGCGGCCCCCGTGGCTACCACCCGAAGCGCGCCACGGGCGTTCCTACCCGCACCATCCTCGCTACCCTGCGCAAGATCGCGGACCGCGACGCCGCAGAATAAGTAGTTAAAACGCCGGACCGGGGTTTTCGCCGCGCTCGAAACGGGCGCGGCGTTCGCGTTGTTCGCGCCGTTTGCGCAGGATGCGGTCGCGTTCCATCTTTTCCCGCATGCGTTGGGGATAACCGGTTTCTTCGACGTCGTAGACCGGGCATCCGAGTAACCGGGCAAGCGCGTCGATTCCCCGCGGCCCGCCAATGGGCCGGCGGATGAAATCGCCTTCTTCGTCAATAAGCACGACCGACATCTCGTTGATCACGGTCTCCGGCTCGACGAATGCTTCCACGAATGCGCGCCCCGCCGCCCATCGACGAAGAGCGTGCGCATCGGCTTCGCGGATGGTGTCACCGGGAGCCCGCGGCGGGCGCAGTGGGGACTTTGCGGAGCGACGGAAGAAGTTGAACACGGGGTATCAGTCTATAGCCGTGACCTCGCGGGGAAGCGCCTACACCATTGCGGCGCGGAGTAAGTTGGTGACCTGTAAGATAGTCTTGAACCTTCCGTATTATTTTCCGACGTTAGAGGAGTCTTAACACTCATGGCGCACTCCGTTGAAATGCCCGAGCTGGGCGAATCCGTTACCGAAGGCACCATTACCCAGTGGCTGAAGGAAGGCGGCGACACCGTTGAAGCCGACGAGCCGTTGCTCGAGGTCTCCACCGACAAGGTCGATACCGAGGTTCCCTCCCCTGTTTCCGGCACCCTCCTGGAGCTGAAGGCCGACGAGGATGACACCGTCGACGTCGGCTCCGTTATCGCCGTGATCGGCGACGCTGACGAAAAGGACGAGAACTCCGACAGCGACGACGCCGAAGACGACTCCGCTGCCGAGGAGAAGGACGCAGACTCGTCCGACAAGGATTCTGCGGACGAAGACAAGCCTGCAAAGAAGAAGTCTTCCGGTTCCGCCTCCGGCACCAACGTCGAGATGCCGGAGCTCGGTGAGTCCGTCACCGAGGGCACCATTACCCAGTGGCTGAAGGAAGTCGGCGACACCATCGAGGTCGACGAGCCGCTGCTCGAGGTCTCCACCGACAAGGTCGACACCGAGGTTCCGTCCCCGGTCGCAGGTACCTTGCTCGAGATTAAGGCTGAAGAAGACGACACCGTCGACGTCGGCGCGGTCATCGCTGTGGTTGGCGACGGCGACGCTGCTGCAGACGAATCCGACGACTCCTCCGCTGATGAGTCTGACGAGGCTGACGAGGCAGATGAGGACTCCAAGGCGTCCGAGTCCAAGGACACTGAGTCGAAGGATTCCGAAAAGGAAGAGTCCAGCTCCGCATCCGAGTCTGGCTCCGATAAGGGCTCCAGCGAAGGTTCTTCCGACGTGACCATGCCGGAGCTCGGCGAGTCCGTCACCGAGGGCACCATTACCCAGTGGCTGAAGGAAGTCGGCGACGAGGTCTCCGTCGACGAGCCGCTGCTCGAGGTCTCCACCGACAAGGTCGACACCGAGGTCCCGTCCCCGGTCGCCGGCGTTCTGCAGGAAATCCTGGCCGAGGAAGACGACACCGTCGACGTCGGCGATGTCATCGCCCGCATTGGCGATGGCGCGGCGCCGTCCAAGGACGAGAAGAAGTCCGACGACGACGACGCTGAGTCCAAGGACGCTGACAAGAAGGACGACTCCGAAGAGAAGGTCGAAAAGACCGAAGAGTCCAGCGA is a genomic window of Corynebacterium massiliense DSM 45435 containing:
- a CDS encoding HesB/IscA family protein; protein product: MTAPASATGVILTDAAAAKAKSLLDQEGREDLSLRIAVQPGGCAGLRYQLYFDDRSLDGDKVDEVGGINLVVDKMSLPYLSGAKIDFADTIEAQGFTIDNPNATGSCACGDSFN
- a CDS encoding DUF3043 domain-containing protein, yielding MKLPWKNKESQGVARPLSRDEDKRGDAADASARGGDAGASASNSSASSDRPTHHTGGYTPPKGRPTPKRKDQERAKGVQRDPNKLSPAQQHQHRKELKASMSKEEWKDYKRQERAENRERSRNAQEKMAAGDERYLMARDKGEVRRYVRDYVDAHRYVLEWTMPAALVMLLILFLGNIAPRVSQIATIVAMAFIITVTVEGIILGRRANKAVRQKFPKTTDTGFSLGYYAFMRATQPRRWRTPRPQVERGADV
- a CDS encoding nicotinate-nucleotide--dimethylbenzimidazole phosphoribosyltransferase produces the protein MEQMTAADFDHHTRAAFTEQLRGTARGRSLGRLAEVASWIAGAQSAAPPHVLDDVHAIAIPGVHGCADRDVAGARATETTATDVENWTNELRSHSGPIAGAVRAAGAHLQLIDEWTTTPAGSIDAADAMDEATYDRAVEIGASAADTAIDSGAQALIPLTFGSASAVTAAALMGALTRTEPVAIVGTGPTAARDDAAWKATVTIIRDAMFRARFASPATANSPEAGNAPGAGNTPGAGQTPGPTHSTPADLLRRVGSPEIVALMALTARAAARRTPVIVDGMVTTTAAVFADRLHRGCADWVLATGSSHDPAHRIAIRELGVSPLLELDVRADLDIGALLALPMINTAIETASALSSD
- a CDS encoding branched-chain amino acid aminotransferase produces the protein MAQLDYTINRTDNPVSDERRKEILSDPGFGVYHTDHMVTIDWNEDDGWHNAQVTAYAPLELEPNTSVFHYGQAIFEGIKAYRQPDGTIKTFRPEQNARRFQHSAERLAMPQLPEDEFINSLAQLVDVDQAWVPEAGGEDSLYLRPFMISTESSLGVKPSSTYRYVVMASPAGAYFEGGVKPVSVWICEDYVRAAPGGTGDAKFAGNYAGSLLAQQQASEKDCDQVVWLDAIERDYIEELGGMNLFFVYGTGNDAKIVTPELSGSLLAGITRDSLLQVAKDSGYEVEERRITKEEWKEAAESGEMSETFACGTAAVITPVGVVRSKDGEFTINDNEAGDITMGLREKLTDIQRGEAADNHDWLHTLVS
- a CDS encoding leucyl aminopeptidase codes for the protein MTTDQNPAAATGELPARGYLPAVDVASALPTAASEPAADATDALLIPVFTGDGELEVPASDALPGALTESIYRSLRAVGASGAAEKVSVVPAPADAPVATLIAVGLGDAAQVDSETVRRAAGAASRAAHDVAKAQGAPLTVTTTLPEFGLAPAVEGVLLGGYRYAGIHTPANTGEDKEESAAKARFVFITEDTEDSRAEFEAARIAAEATAMARDLVNTPSNELYPETYAAFLKKEAEAVGIEVELLDEVELSRQGYGGILAVGRGSTRPPRLVRLKWAPDAPANSDTVALVGKGITFDTGGISLKPGSGMWDMVMDMGGSAAVAAAIIAAARLQLPVPITATLPLAENMPSGSATRPGDVITHYGGITSEILNTDAEGRVVLADAIARACEDDPTFLIDTATLTGAQMVALGDRTAGVMGTDEFRDQVAATGRSVGESAWAMPLLEEHEEDVKSAVADIRNINAKREGGMEYAATYLSRFVGDEVDWAHIDVAGPAWNGGGPRGYHPKRATGVPTRTILATLRKIADRDAAE
- the sucB gene encoding 2-oxoglutarate dehydrogenase, E2 component, dihydrolipoamide succinyltransferase yields the protein MAHSVEMPELGESVTEGTITQWLKEGGDTVEADEPLLEVSTDKVDTEVPSPVSGTLLELKADEDDTVDVGSVIAVIGDADEKDENSDSDDAEDDSAAEEKDADSSDKDSADEDKPAKKKSSGSASGTNVEMPELGESVTEGTITQWLKEVGDTIEVDEPLLEVSTDKVDTEVPSPVAGTLLEIKAEEDDTVDVGAVIAVVGDGDAAADESDDSSADESDEADEADEDSKASESKDTESKDSEKEESSSASESGSDKGSSEGSSDVTMPELGESVTEGTITQWLKEVGDEVSVDEPLLEVSTDKVDTEVPSPVAGVLQEILAEEDDTVDVGDVIARIGDGAAPSKDEKKSDDDDAESKDADKKDDSEEKVEKTEESSDQEKAKDVDAEDEKSAEKADDKKASAKVNNGDNVPYVTPLVRKLAEKHSVDLSSVEGTGVGGRIRKQDVLVAAGEGEAPQGSGKSEKDAGPRANWSTKSVDPAKQELIGTTQKVNRIREITAKKMVESLQVSAQLTHTQEVDMTAIAALRKEAKQAFIDKHGANLSYLPFIVKATVEALVSHPNVNASYNPDTKEMTYHEDVNVAIAVDTERGLLTPVIHKAQDMSLPEIAKAIVELADKARNNKLKPNDLTGATFTVTNIGSEGALLDTPIMVPPQAGILGTGVITKRPVVVTEDGQDAIAIRQMCYLPFTYDHQVVDGADAGRFVTTIKDRLETANFESDLEL